One genomic window of Pseudomonas sp. LFM046 includes the following:
- a CDS encoding polyamine ABC transporter substrate-binding protein: MAEERTLRVYNWFDYITPQTLENFKKENGAKLIYDIFDTNEALEAKLLTGNSGYDVVVPSNVFLAKQIQADVFQPLDRSKLPNWNHLDPQLMKLIEANDPGNRFAVPYMYGTVLIGFNPAKVKAALGENAPVDSWDLIFKEENISKLKQCGVALLDSPSEIMPIALHYLGLPPNSNQPKDYEKAGELLQKIRPNVAYFHSSKYMADIANGDICVAVGYSGSFSQAANRAKEAGNGVVVDMRLPKEGAPVWFDMLAIPKGAKNAEDAHAFINYLLQPQVIAPVSDFVGYPNPNKDATALVSPDIRNNPNLYPTAEAQATLFTLSPLQRTAERARTRAWTKLKSGT; this comes from the coding sequence ATGGCCGAAGAACGCACCCTGCGCGTGTACAACTGGTTCGACTACATCACCCCGCAGACGCTGGAGAACTTCAAGAAAGAGAACGGCGCCAAGCTGATCTACGACATCTTCGACACCAACGAAGCCCTGGAAGCCAAGCTGCTCACCGGCAACTCCGGCTACGACGTGGTGGTGCCGTCCAACGTCTTCCTCGCCAAGCAGATCCAGGCGGACGTGTTCCAGCCGCTGGACCGTAGCAAGCTGCCCAACTGGAACCACCTGGACCCGCAGCTGATGAAGCTGATCGAGGCCAACGACCCGGGCAACCGCTTCGCCGTGCCCTACATGTATGGAACCGTGCTGATCGGCTTCAACCCGGCCAAGGTCAAGGCGGCCCTGGGAGAGAACGCCCCGGTGGACAGCTGGGACCTGATCTTCAAGGAAGAGAACATCTCCAAGCTCAAGCAATGCGGCGTGGCCCTGCTGGATTCGCCGTCGGAGATCATGCCCATCGCCCTGCACTACCTCGGCCTGCCGCCCAACAGCAACCAGCCCAAGGACTATGAAAAGGCCGGCGAACTGCTGCAGAAGATCCGCCCCAACGTCGCCTACTTCCACTCCTCCAAGTACATGGCCGATATCGCCAACGGCGACATCTGCGTGGCGGTCGGCTACTCCGGCAGCTTCTCCCAGGCGGCGAACCGCGCGAAGGAAGCCGGGAACGGCGTTGTGGTCGACATGCGCCTGCCCAAGGAAGGCGCGCCCGTGTGGTTCGACATGCTGGCCATCCCGAAAGGCGCGAAGAACGCCGAAGACGCCCACGCCTTCATCAACTACCTGCTGCAACCCCAGGTGATCGCCCCGGTCAGCGACTTCGTCGGCTACCCCAACCCGAACAAGGACGCCACCGCCCTGGTCAGCCCGGACATCCGCAACAACCCCAACCTCTACCCCACCGCCGAAGCCCAGGCCACGCTCTTCACCCTGAGCCCCCTGCAGCGCACCGCCGAGCGCGCCCGCACCCGCGCCTGGACGAAGCTGAAGTCGGGAACCTGA
- a CDS encoding amine dehydrogenase large subunit, translating to MRITRILAQSTLALGVSLIGLGHASAELPADKGIGQTTLPFPPEPHRAYVVDVEFENFVAGRVTVVDPEQKKVLGMVPTGFAAPSTLSRDGKTLFTADLFYSRGTRGTRTDVLTAWDTSTLSPSYEVLIPTKRAETLTQRYALGTSSDDRFVYVYNFTPSTSVTVVDTKAKAVTAELAIPGCVLNYPVGKRAFASLCGDGSVQLVTLNDEGKEIARTHTAFFDPNAEKLVERAYNVGDTYYFVTTTGTVRGVDFSGKQPKVLEAWELVSDAAEKKAGWAPGGWQLITVAPKLNRLYVLMHDAHEPMKWEDPSPIVWVYDLKTHKRIGTLEAPNPIWSLHATKDDKPLLLGTNIAGGLEVFDLTSGKHTGTMEHVAKTPIQVLSH from the coding sequence ATGCGAATAACCAGGATCCTCGCCCAATCAACGCTGGCCCTGGGCGTCTCGCTCATCGGCCTCGGTCACGCCAGTGCCGAGCTGCCGGCCGATAAAGGCATCGGCCAGACCACCTTGCCCTTCCCGCCGGAACCGCACCGTGCCTATGTCGTCGACGTGGAGTTCGAGAACTTCGTCGCCGGCCGCGTGACCGTGGTCGATCCGGAGCAGAAGAAGGTGCTCGGCATGGTGCCCACCGGCTTCGCCGCGCCCTCTACCCTGAGCCGCGACGGCAAGACGCTGTTCACCGCCGACCTGTTCTACTCCCGTGGCACCCGCGGTACCCGCACCGACGTGCTGACCGCCTGGGACACCAGCACTCTGTCTCCCTCCTATGAAGTGCTGATCCCCACCAAGCGCGCCGAAACCCTGACCCAGCGCTACGCCCTGGGCACCAGCTCGGATGACCGCTTCGTCTACGTCTACAACTTCACCCCGTCCACCTCGGTAACCGTGGTCGACACCAAGGCCAAGGCCGTTACCGCCGAACTCGCCATCCCCGGATGCGTGCTCAACTACCCGGTCGGCAAGCGCGCCTTCGCCTCCCTCTGCGGCGACGGCAGCGTGCAACTGGTGACGCTGAACGACGAAGGCAAGGAAATCGCCCGTACCCACACCGCCTTCTTCGACCCCAACGCCGAGAAGCTGGTAGAGCGCGCCTACAACGTGGGTGACACCTACTACTTCGTCACCACCACCGGCACCGTGCGCGGCGTGGACTTCTCCGGCAAGCAGCCGAAGGTCCTCGAAGCCTGGGAACTGGTGAGCGACGCCGCCGAGAAGAAGGCCGGCTGGGCCCCTGGCGGCTGGCAGCTGATCACCGTGGCGCCGAAGCTGAACCGTCTCTATGTGCTGATGCACGACGCCCACGAGCCGATGAAGTGGGAAGACCCGAGCCCCATCGTCTGGGTCTACGACCTCAAGACCCACAAGCGCATCGGCACCCTGGAAGCGCCGAACCCGATCTGGAGCCTGCACGCCACCAAGGATGACAAGCCCCTGCTGCTGGGCACCAACATCGCCGGCGGCCTGGAAGTCTTCGACCTGACCAGCGGCAAGCACACCGGGACCATGGAGCACGTTGCCAAGACGCCGATCCAGGTCCTCAGCCACTGA